From the Helianthus annuus cultivar XRQ/B chromosome 17, HanXRQr2.0-SUNRISE, whole genome shotgun sequence genome, the window aaacctaaagagctccctttgatccaataacagttaatctgttaagcaatcactgtgagtatactcgatccctttttgttttaaatgttgggatgcaacatgtattctattaaactatgatacttgagacttttggaagctaaactctatcctatatgtatgtgaaacttgtgatccTTGATTCTAGACTCTTTGTGCTATGtggacgtttaatccagagtgtgtagttccgccttaacaatagtagcgctataggagatgcacctcccgattattctcgggggtattgttaggaggattctagttttccttgagacttgggaaaacactaaagcatcgggatacttgggctatcacttgttggactgtgaacactagcatggctgaaactatttttgtATCATTTACACGATGGATATgggttgttttaatctattatgctattactcaaacttgtatactcgccagtgCATTTTGtactgactttattttaatacatgttgcaggctgacagGATGCTAGGAATTGTGAAACAAGCTAGGATGTAACTTAGATACTCCACGTAGCTAAAACTAGAAACTTTGAAACAATGATTATGTTTGTTTTAGTTTGATAATATGTTTTGGTGGTTGATGTTGTTTTAGACAATTGCATGAAATGAATCTAATTTATATTGAAGCTATTTAGTGTTATGgattctcatgagcaatctgaacgcttagtgcacgcaccccgatgtttccgccatcggttggggtgtgacagattggtatcagagccataactatagggaattagggtAGTCTATATTTCTAGGAATCTTGATTCTTatctgttgtttaagacttatgcattctaccaTACCTGCTTCCTAGCAACACATTTTCCTGTTAAAcgtacatgcctttcctaaggctgacacaatatacACTTGATACCTAGAAAACATTGTTAACCAGTGTTTGTGTTTTGCACGAGATTTGCCCTCAGGTTAGGGgtgacatccgaaccttgatgGAAAATCTCCATATTATTCTAGTAGGTTTTGTCTGTGGATAAGTACCGACgctattagggtacgatgttatcaagttagaggtgaaactcagatcTTGATAACTCGACCCACTCTTTGACGTTTTAtgtctcaccaaagtctcgaaaCTTCCATTCAATTAGGaacgtgaaatgaccaaaaggacgaataccgtaggcctaacatcgatgacgtatttgtctaagtaagtcaagacacgttacctcaattcgaaaggggttcgaatcactttggttagtcaccgttcctctacctggaacaatcctatgttttatgagcctatcttttatgttatctcgattttatgtgtgGTTTTAAACTCGATTCTTCGTTTATCTTGATTCTTCGTTTATTTTGAGGCTTTTACACGAAATGCACATATGTCCGCAATCTAAAACGTTAATTCTGATCTCaagatcaaactaaatttatgaagcttATTTCATGATAACAATCTATGTGGGAATCTTGAACGACTATGATGCTATGTGAATCTATATGATGAAGCTATGTGTTATTTGGTTGTAAGACTCTAAATGTAACATGGCATAGAATACGAGGGGAAAGTGACGtgtccgaaacatggtggatacgccgctggtacttcgtATATATAAGTGTTTCAGGCATGTTACCAACTTTTGTACCAAGTGCCATGCGAAACTTAGTGTTTTGCAGACCGGTGATGAGGATGTTGAATTCTAAAACTATGGGGAACTACTTGTGTAATCTATGTGGAATCTAAGTATGATCTATGTGTAATCTATGTATGTGTTGTTTTGAGAAACAAAATACGAAACGTAGCCTAGCGCCGAGGCCAAGGCGGACGTGGCATGTCCGaagtatggtggatacgccgttggtacttcctatatataagtgtttctggcatgttacCGAACCTTCGTACTACGCGCTAAGTGAAGTTCGTAGTTTTGTAGGCTCGGGTTGAAGTTGTGGAATCTATTTGGTTAATCTATGTTGTGAATCTATTCGGCTAATCTATGTTGTGAGAAGTGATATGGTTAACGAAGCGTGACACCGATGACGGGACGGACATGGCatgattgaagcatggtggatacgccgctggtacttcctatatgtaAGTGCTTCCGTCATGTTGCCGAACTTTCATAGCACGTGCCATGCGGGATTTCGTTGTTTGTGGATTGTTAACACTAATCTATGTGaatctatgtgaatctattgGAATCTATTAGAATTTATTGtaatctatgtgaatctattgGAAACTATTGtaatctatgtgaatctattggaatctatgtgaatgatgatgatgagtgtgttttgcgacacgtaacatgacaccgagtacGAGGCGGAAGCGATGTGCCAGAAGCGTGGttgatatgccgctggtacttcctatatataagcgtttctgacatgttgccaaacttcgtacaacgtgccatgcATAGGTCGTGGGTTTTGCGGTGTTGAATCTATTGAAATCTATGTGAAACTTGAATCTTTAACCTATGTGAATCTTCTTGAGTCTTGTGTCTTAATCTATCATGTGTGAATCTATATTGTGAGGCTTTGTGAAatctagacttatacgatccttTTGTCGGATCTTTAGATGTCTTCTCGaaagctatccgacactctcaagagatccagggaaaagtctcagaaaaagatgatgtcattTATGGCTGACCAGATTGCTTgagtcgtgccaaagatcgtctctgagatccaaggatcaaacactcGCGCATCCTCTGTGGACTCGAAGGCCGAGAAGCTAAAGCCTACTAAGTTCAGCTACAAACATTTCATCTCctgcaaccctaagcctttcacgggcagtgatggggtgaccgcTATGCTCGAGTGGCTTGACAGCATTGAGGTTACTTTTATCAACAGTGAGTGCCCAGATCATCTAAAGACTAGGAGTGCGACTAGAATGTTTCAAGGCAGAGCGTTAGAGTGGTGGTCAAATGAGAGAAACATCTGTTCGAATGAAGAAGCCTACGCTCTTCCATGGGACGAGGTGCATGAACTAATGATGCttgagttctgtcctccccatgaacagttgaagcttgaagaagagttttggCACTTGAAGCAGATTAGTGATGATAATCTGGCTTATACTACTCAATTTAAGCAGCTCAGTTtgatcgttcctcacttggttcCTTCTCCTAAGCGTACGATAACCAAGTACATCCATGGTCCACCTCCTGCTATgcgtgattctattgaagcagCTCAACTAGAAACTATTGAGGAAGTCTACCATCTTGCAGCTAGTCTCAACAACAACCGTGTTCGTGATAAGCAGTTTGCTAACTCTGCTCCCTCCAAATCTGCTTATCAAGTTACCCAGCAGccaagtggcagcaagaacaagagGCGAAAGTCTCAGGGTTCAGGATGCAATGCTATTGTTCCTTCTTCAAATCCTGCTGCTAAACCTGCTCCTGCTGCTGTTCAGAACCCCACTGTACCTGAAGTCAAGAAGCAGTACTCTGGGCCTTACCCCAAGTGTGTGACTTGCAGCTTTCATCATCCTACTAACTCTGCATGTCGTTTGTGTACGAACTGCaatcgctatggtcacacgactccTTATTGTCGTCAAGCTAACCCTGCTCAACCAGCTCAGCAAGCCCAGTTCAGGCAGCCCTAACAGCTCTTCCAGCTTCCCAACAGAATCCGAGGCCAACCAACACCGTTCGCGCGTGCTACGAATGTGGAGATACTTCTCATCTTCGTAACCAATGTCCTCAGCTGACCAGGATCAGCAGCCAGCCGCTCGTGGGCGAGCGTTCAATCTTAATGCTAACCAGGCTCGTAACGATAATGACGTcattaatggtacgtttctcgtgaaCAACCTTTACGCTtcgattctatttgatactggtgccgatagaagttttgtgtccgtggaatttgaatctttgttaaaTGTGCATGCTCTAAGTTACCTAAGTCGTTTTCGGTGGAGATTGCTGACGGGAAATCTATTCTAGTTGATTTTATTCTCTGTGGTTGTTCCCTGACTCTTAACGACCACGTGTTTGCTATTGATCAAATACCCATGCAATTaggtagttttgatgtcataataggcatggattggttgcgtaagaaccaTGCCGAGATTGCTTGTCACGAGAAGTTTGTTCGATTAACTCTTCCATCTGGTGATATTTTGCatgtctatggagaccgaccttcaaaagGACTAAGGTTAATGTCATGGACTCAAGCGAACAGATGCTTACGTAAACAGAACTTTACCTTattggcccacgtggtggaacaaaaggtCAAAGGGAAGAACATAAGCGACGTCCCAGTAGTGTGTGATTTCcctgaagatcttcctggtcttcctcctTCTAGGTCCGTTGATTTTTGTATTAATCTCATACCTGGTGCGAATCCTgtcgccaaggctccttatcgtcttgcaccttccgagatgcaagagttatccagCCAACTACAGGAACTGCTCGACAAAGgattcattcgtccaagtacctctccgtggggtgctcctgtgctattcgtcaagaagaaagatggttcgtttcgtatgtgtatagactaccgcgaacttaataagcttaccgttaagaatcgttaccctctacctcgtatcgatgatctatttgaccaactacaaggtgcgtcctgtttctcgaaaatcgatcttcgttctggttatcatcagcttcgtgtactcgaGGATGATGTatccaaaaccgcttttcgtacatgttatggacactacgagtttgtggtcatgccttttggattgaccaatgcacccgctgtgttcatggatcttatgaatcgtgtttgtaaaccttatctGGATCGTTTTTTGATAGTCTTTATTCTAAATCTAAAGCTGATCATGCTCGCCATTTACGCTTGATTCTTGAACTCTTACGTGGAGAACGAttgtatgctaaattttctaagtgtgagttttggattgatgaagtgcaatttcttggtcatgtcgttggtaagcaaggtattcatgttgacccatcTAAAATCGAAGTTgtgaagaattggagtacgccAAAACTTGCATCTGAGATTCGTTCCTTTCTAGGATTGGTGGGTTATTACCACCGATTCATCTCGGACTTTTCTAAGATTGTTTTccctctcacttcgttgactcaaaaagagagaccttttgcttggggtcccgagcaagaggaatcttttcagacTCTTAAGACCCTTTTGTGTAACGCTCCTGTTCTTACTCTACCCGATGGGAATGACgactttgtggtatattgtgatgcctcaaatcatggcttgggctgtgtgctcatgcagcgggacaaggtcaTCGCTTTTGCCTCTCTCCAACTCAAGGTACATGAGAAAAAAtatactactcacgatctggagctcAGTGCAGTCgtgtttgcgttaaagatctggcgacactacctgtatggtgctaagtgtgtggttttcactgaccataagagccttcaacatatctttgaccaaaaggaactgaacatgcgacagagacgttgggtggaattgcttaacgactacgactgcgaaattcacTATCATcatggcaaggcgaatgtagtagccggcgctcttagtcgtaaaactcatgttAAGGCTATTCGTATTTCTAGTGATCTGCATGCttgtattcgtgaagctcagtattcgtcAGCTAATGAAGGTAGTCTATCTGTTGAAGTTCTTGGTGCTAATGTGGATTAACTCGAAACTAAATTTGATGGCCTtcaatactatctcaatcgcatctgggtgccagatcgcgataaCCTTCGTGAACTCAtcatgaatgaggctcacaagtcccgatactctattcatctaGGCACtaacaagatgtaccatgatctgcgtatgacttattggtggcctggtatgaagaaggacattgtTGTATATGCTTCTAAATGCCTTACTTGCTCGAAggtaaaggctgaacatcagcgtccttctggactcttagaacaacccgaaatcccagtttggaaatgggatagcattgctatggattttattaccaaactACCTCGTACACCGTTTGGTCACGATagtatctgggtgatcgttgatcgtttgaccaaatctgcccactttcttcctatgcgcgaagattataaagtggagaaGCTTGCTCGAATCTATACCGATGAGATTAT encodes:
- the LOC118488827 gene encoding uncharacterized protein LOC118488827, which gives rise to MLEWLDSIEVTFINSECPDHLKTRSATRMFQGRALEWWSNERNICSNEEAYALPWDEVHELMMLEFCPPHEQLKLEEEFWHLKQISDDNLAYTTQFKQLSLIVPHLVPSPKRTITKYIHGPPPAMRDSIEAAQLETIEEVYHLAASLNNNRVRDKQFANSAPSKSAYQVTQQPSGSKNKRRKSQGSGCNAIVPSSNPAAKPAPAAVQNPTVPEVKKQYSGPYPKCVTCSFHHPTNSACRLCTNCNRYGHTTPYCRQANPAQPAQQAQFRQP